The Pirellulales bacterium genomic interval AGGGCAGACGGCACACGGAGTGTGCCTGCTACGTTGGAAGGCGCAATTGCGGAACGCGATCGACCGTAAATCCGCAGCCCCGCTTCCGGGGAAACTAACTTGGATCGCGTATAAAAGAAGCGGCGCGTTGGTGGGCAAAGCGATCGCGCCGAAACAATAGCTTCGTCAACGTAGCAGGCACACGGAGTGTGCCTGCTACGTCGGAAGGCGCAATTGCCGAACGGTCTCAGAAGCGATCGTTTGCCGCGCATACCGCGCGAATGACGCAGGCTTTTCGTCATTTTTTAGGGAAAAACGGGCTTGTCGCTGTGTGGCGCGCCTTTTGCTCCACTCCCATATCATCGTGAAATAATGAATCCCATCCACGAGATGATTGCAAAGGAGATTTTATCATGTCAGGTAAAACCGATGAAATGAAGGGGCGTGTGAAAGAGGCCGCTGGCGCCATGACGGATGATGATCGCTTGCGGAAAGAAGGCAAAACCGATCAGGCGGTCGGCAAGACCAAGCAAGCCGTCGACAAGGTGGCCGACAAAACCAACGAAGCAATCGACAAGGCGACCAACCGCAAATAACGCGGCGCGCGGCTCAAGCTTTCACGCTGGACCGATCGCGAAACCGCAAACTTTCAGGAGATCAATCATGCCATTCGTTGCAATTCTACCTGTCGCCGCCGCAGGCTACTCGCTGATTTATCTTCTGGGTGGCGGCGGATTGTTCGGAGCTTTTGTGATCTTCATCATCGCCAAGATGATGGGCCGATAGGGGCAAATCCTCGCTTACACAAGACGGTAGCCGGATCGATCGCCTCGGCGCTGGGGCGATCGGCCGGCGGCCGTCATAAGCTAATTTTTCTCTTCGTCCTTCTTGGCGCCGGATCTTGCTGGATTGCTCTGCACGTTTTCCGTTGTCTTTGAATCCGGCATTTTGGTTTCCCCGGCAGTTCCGGCGGCTTTCGCTGTAGCCTTTTTGGTCGCGGCAGTCTCTTGGAGCCAGCGGGCCCGGAGATGATTGCCGTGGCGCTGCGGCGAATCGTCGGCCGCATAAAGCTTGATCGCGTCGCCGAGGCGGCCGGCGGCTTCGTAGCTGCGGGCCAAATTATAGCGAGCGCCGTCGTTCCAGGGCCCCCCGTGCGGCCAAACGTCGAGCGTCAGGTTTTTGAAATACTCTTCGGCCGTTTCGTATTCGTGCTCGTCGAAACTGATCAGGCCGAGCCAATAGGTTGCATCCTGCTTGCGGCGGAGCATGGCCGCGGCATAGCGTTGCACCGGCGGCCGTTGGTTCGGCTCGCGAAAATCGTTGACGAGTTCTTGCACCCATTCGCCGATCTGATCGTCGCCGGGGCGGCATTCGATATAAAAGTGCTTCGCGCCCCGCTCGCCGCCATATTCGCCGCGGAATTGCAACAGCCGGCCGACCCATAGCGGAAAGAACACTTTCAACGGCCGCTTCGAACGCGCGGCCCGCCGTTGGTCTCGTTCCTCTTTCGTTTCCTTGTCGGGCCGCTTGGCTTCGTCGGCAGCCATTTCCGTATCGCCTTCTTTCATGGCTTCGTTGAAGGCTTCCTCTTGCGCGCCGGGATCCTGCACGCGCCGGTCGCCATGATATGCCGGCAGCAAGAACGGCGACTCCTCCATCACGAAAACATCCTTCACTCCCTGCGGCGCCTGCGCGTCGGCCGATCGCAGCGCGAGCACTTCGTAGGGCCAAGTCCAAAGCTTCGGTTCCGACTTTAACCGCGATACCTTCTTGAGCCGGGCCGCCGTTTCCACCGGCGAACTGCTCAACACCAACCGTTCCGAGCCGGCCAATTGCATTTCGAGAATTTTCATCCGCCGGGCCAAATAGTCGGGCGAGGCTTCGATGAGCGCGACGGCTTGCTTCGCCTCCGCCGCTTTGACCGGATAATGGTGCGATTCGTCCAAGTCCAAGTGATCGAGCACCGCCGGTTTGTCGCAGGCCTCGGCGAGAG includes:
- a CDS encoding CsbD family protein, producing MSGKTDEMKGRVKEAAGAMTDDDRLRKEGKTDQAVGKTKQAVDKVADKTNEAIDKATNRK